One genomic region from Phocoena sinus isolate mPhoSin1 chromosome 3, mPhoSin1.pri, whole genome shotgun sequence encodes:
- the ECSCR gene encoding endothelial cell-specific chemotaxis regulator isoform X1 has protein sequence MGSVGETQLCWAILGFLLLQGHNSQPATTSPQGNFSSHSPTTEPTSPQTGDGPSTEPNYSSPLSSTSIPGTGVPSSGKSSDSTSRDTSHNVTSKLPTMNLRTREDSTILPSPTSETVLTVAAFGVISFIAILVVVVIVLVSVVSLRFKCRKNKESEDPQKPGSSGLSESCSTANGEKDSITLISMKNINMNNSKGCPSAEKVL, from the exons ATGGGGAGCGTCGGAGAAACGCAGCTGTGCTGGGCCATCCTGGGCTTCCTCCTGCTCCAAG GCCACAACTCCCAGCCTGCGACAACTAGCCCTCAGG GAAACTTCAGCAGTCATAGTCCAACCACAGAGCCAACTTCCCCCCAGACAG GAGACGGTCCTTCCACAGAGCCCAACTACTCCAGCCCTCTGTCCAGCACCAGCATCCCAG GCACAGGTGTCCCAAGCAGCGGCAAGAGCAGTGACAGTACAAGCAGAG ACACCTCTCACAATGTTACGTCCAAATTACCCACCATGAATTTGAGGACGAGAGAAGACTCGACCATCCTGCCCAGCCCCACGTCAGAGACAGTGCTCACTGTGGCTGCATTCg GTGTTATCAGCTTCATTGCCATCCTGGTGGTTGTGGTGATCGTCCTGGTCAGTGTGGTCAGTCTAAGGTTTAAGTGTCGGAAGAACAAGGAGTCTGAAG ATCCCCAGAAACCTGGGAGTTCGGGGCTTTCTGAAAG ctgctccacagccaATGGAGAGAAAGACAGCATCACCCTCATCTCCATGAAGAACATCAACATGAATAACAGCAAAGGATGCCCCTCAGCAGAGAAG GTTCTTTAA
- the STING1 gene encoding stimulator of interferon genes protein isoform X4 → MRRGALLLLSCYFYFSLPNVAGLPFTWMLALLGLSQALNILLGLQGLAPAEISAICEKRNFNVAHGLAWSYYIGYLRLILPGLQARIQIYNQFHNNVLRGAGSHRLHILFPLDCGVPDDLSVADPNIRFLHKLPQQSADRAGIKGRVYTNSIYEILENGQPAGICILEYATPLQTLFAMSQDGRAGFSREDRLEQAKLFCRTLEDILAAVPESQNNCHLIVYQEPAEGSSFSLSQEILQHLRQEEREVTMGSMGTSVMPVSSTLSQEPELLISGMEQPLPLRSDIF, encoded by the exons ATGCGCCGTGGGGCCCTGCTGCTGCTGTCCTGCTATTTCTACTTCTCCCTCCCAAACGTGGCTGGCCTGCCCTTCACTTGGATGCTTGCTCTCCTGGGCCTCTCACAGGCACTTAACATCCTCCTGGGCCTCCAG GGCCTGGCCCCAGCAGAGATCTCTGCAATCTGTGAAAAAAGGAACTTCAATGTGGCTCATGGGCTGGCCTGGTCATATTATATTGGGTACCTGCGGCTGATCCTGCCAG GTCTCCAGGCCCGGATCCAAATTTACAATCAGTTCCACAACAATGTGCTACGGGGCGCAGGAAGCCACCGGCTGCACATCCTCTTCCCGTTGGACTGTGGGGTGCCTGACGACCTGAGCGTGGCTGACCCTAACATTCGATTCCTACACAAGCTGCCCCAGCAAAGTGCTGACCGTGCTGGCATCAAGGGCCGGGTTTACACCAACAGCATCTATGAGATTCTGGAGAATGGGCAGCCG GCAGGCATCTGTATCCTGGAATATGCCACCCCGTTGCAGACCCTGTTTGCCATGTCACAGGATGGCCGAGCTGGCTTTAGCCGGGAGGACCGGCTTGAACAGGCCAAACTCTTCTGCCGGACACTTGAAGACATTCTGGCAGCTGTCCCTGAGTCTCAGAACAACTGCCACCTCATTGTCTACCAGG AACCGGCAGAGGGAAGCAGCTTCTCCTTGTCACAGGAGATTCTCCAGCACCTTCggcaggaggaaagggaggtTACCATGGGCAGCATGGGGACCTCGGTGATGCCCGTTTCCTCCACACTGTCCCAAGAGCCTGAGCTCCTCATCAGTGGCATGGAACAGCCTCTCCCGCTCCGCTCGGATATCTTCTGA
- the SMIM33 gene encoding small integral membrane protein 33: MHQAGHHPWLSAAVNGSAGQVPQRQLPEVLGGAWEPPQGVGLPLLTVIVTAFVLLAVCIVVAVHCGPRLHKGHATLVTEPPSAKPEDGISLTHWRVLGRQDSHEDAQQEPPDSDSCPVPDGPRFSIDEVTFL; the protein is encoded by the exons ATGCATCAG GCTGGCCACCATCCCTGGCTTTCTGCAGCTGTGAACGGCTCAGCGGGGCAGGTGCCCCAGAGGCAGCTTCCAGAGGTGCTGGGCGGGGCCTGGGAACCACCTCAAGGGGTCGGGCTGCCCCTGCTAACTGTCATTGTCACTGCCTTTGTCTTGCTGGCAGTCTGTATCGTGGTGGCAGTCCACTGTGGGCCAAGGCTACACAAGGGCCATGCCACTCTCGTCACAGAGCCACCATCCGCAAAGCCAGAGGATGGCATCTCTCTCACACACTGGCGAGTGCTGGGCCGTCAGGACAGTCACGAAGATGCCCAGCAGGAACCTCCTGACTCTGACTCCTGCCCTGTGCCAGATGGGCCCAGGTTCAGCATTGATGAAGTCACATTTCTGTAG
- the STING1 gene encoding stimulator of interferon genes protein isoform X1: MPHSSLHPSIPQPRGHRAQKAALVLLGACLVALWGLGELPDYTLQWLVLHLASQQLGLLIKGVCSLAEELCHVHSRYQGSYWKAVRACLGCPMRRGALLLLSCYFYFSLPNVAGLPFTWMLALLGLSQALNILLGLQGLAPAEISAICEKRNFNVAHGLAWSYYIGYLRLILPGLQARIQIYNQFHNNVLRGAGSHRLHILFPLDCGVPDDLSVADPNIRFLHKLPQQSADRAGIKGRVYTNSIYEILENGQPAGICILEYATPLQTLFAMSQDGRAGFSREDRLEQAKLFCRTLEDILAAVPESQNNCHLIVYQEPAEGSSFSLSQEILQHLRQEEREVTMGSMGTSVMPVSSTLSQEPELLISGMEQPLPLRSDIF; the protein is encoded by the exons ATGCCCCACTCCAGTctgcatccatccatcccacAGCCCAGGGGTCACAGGGCCCAGAAAGCAGCCTTGGTCCTGCTAGGTGCCTGCCTGGTGGCcctctgggggctgggggagctgcCAGACTACACTCTCCAGTGGCTGGTGCTCCACCTGGCCTCCCAGCAGCTGGGACTGCTGATCAAGGGGGTCTGCAGTCTGGCCGAGGAGCTGTGCCACGTCCACTCCAG GTACCAAGGCAGCTACTGGAAGGCTGTGCGGGCCTGCCTGGGCTGCCCCATGCGCCGTGGGGCCCTGCTGCTGCTGTCCTGCTATTTCTACTTCTCCCTCCCAAACGTGGCTGGCCTGCCCTTCACTTGGATGCTTGCTCTCCTGGGCCTCTCACAGGCACTTAACATCCTCCTGGGCCTCCAG GGCCTGGCCCCAGCAGAGATCTCTGCAATCTGTGAAAAAAGGAACTTCAATGTGGCTCATGGGCTGGCCTGGTCATATTATATTGGGTACCTGCGGCTGATCCTGCCAG GTCTCCAGGCCCGGATCCAAATTTACAATCAGTTCCACAACAATGTGCTACGGGGCGCAGGAAGCCACCGGCTGCACATCCTCTTCCCGTTGGACTGTGGGGTGCCTGACGACCTGAGCGTGGCTGACCCTAACATTCGATTCCTACACAAGCTGCCCCAGCAAAGTGCTGACCGTGCTGGCATCAAGGGCCGGGTTTACACCAACAGCATCTATGAGATTCTGGAGAATGGGCAGCCG GCAGGCATCTGTATCCTGGAATATGCCACCCCGTTGCAGACCCTGTTTGCCATGTCACAGGATGGCCGAGCTGGCTTTAGCCGGGAGGACCGGCTTGAACAGGCCAAACTCTTCTGCCGGACACTTGAAGACATTCTGGCAGCTGTCCCTGAGTCTCAGAACAACTGCCACCTCATTGTCTACCAGG AACCGGCAGAGGGAAGCAGCTTCTCCTTGTCACAGGAGATTCTCCAGCACCTTCggcaggaggaaagggaggtTACCATGGGCAGCATGGGGACCTCGGTGATGCCCGTTTCCTCCACACTGTCCCAAGAGCCTGAGCTCCTCATCAGTGGCATGGAACAGCCTCTCCCGCTCCGCTCGGATATCTTCTGA
- the STING1 gene encoding stimulator of interferon genes protein isoform X3, with product MAIRYQGSYWKAVRACLGCPMRRGALLLLSCYFYFSLPNVAGLPFTWMLALLGLSQALNILLGLQGLAPAEISAICEKRNFNVAHGLAWSYYIGYLRLILPGLQARIQIYNQFHNNVLRGAGSHRLHILFPLDCGVPDDLSVADPNIRFLHKLPQQSADRAGIKGRVYTNSIYEILENGQPAGICILEYATPLQTLFAMSQDGRAGFSREDRLEQAKLFCRTLEDILAAVPESQNNCHLIVYQEPAEGSSFSLSQEILQHLRQEEREVTMGSMGTSVMPVSSTLSQEPELLISGMEQPLPLRSDIF from the exons ATGGCGATTAG GTACCAAGGCAGCTACTGGAAGGCTGTGCGGGCCTGCCTGGGCTGCCCCATGCGCCGTGGGGCCCTGCTGCTGCTGTCCTGCTATTTCTACTTCTCCCTCCCAAACGTGGCTGGCCTGCCCTTCACTTGGATGCTTGCTCTCCTGGGCCTCTCACAGGCACTTAACATCCTCCTGGGCCTCCAG GGCCTGGCCCCAGCAGAGATCTCTGCAATCTGTGAAAAAAGGAACTTCAATGTGGCTCATGGGCTGGCCTGGTCATATTATATTGGGTACCTGCGGCTGATCCTGCCAG GTCTCCAGGCCCGGATCCAAATTTACAATCAGTTCCACAACAATGTGCTACGGGGCGCAGGAAGCCACCGGCTGCACATCCTCTTCCCGTTGGACTGTGGGGTGCCTGACGACCTGAGCGTGGCTGACCCTAACATTCGATTCCTACACAAGCTGCCCCAGCAAAGTGCTGACCGTGCTGGCATCAAGGGCCGGGTTTACACCAACAGCATCTATGAGATTCTGGAGAATGGGCAGCCG GCAGGCATCTGTATCCTGGAATATGCCACCCCGTTGCAGACCCTGTTTGCCATGTCACAGGATGGCCGAGCTGGCTTTAGCCGGGAGGACCGGCTTGAACAGGCCAAACTCTTCTGCCGGACACTTGAAGACATTCTGGCAGCTGTCCCTGAGTCTCAGAACAACTGCCACCTCATTGTCTACCAGG AACCGGCAGAGGGAAGCAGCTTCTCCTTGTCACAGGAGATTCTCCAGCACCTTCggcaggaggaaagggaggtTACCATGGGCAGCATGGGGACCTCGGTGATGCCCGTTTCCTCCACACTGTCCCAAGAGCCTGAGCTCCTCATCAGTGGCATGGAACAGCCTCTCCCGCTCCGCTCGGATATCTTCTGA
- the STING1 gene encoding stimulator of interferon genes protein isoform X2, producing MPHSSLHPSIPQPRGHRAQKAALVLLGACLVALWGLGELPDYTLQWLVLHLASQQLGLLIKGVCSLAEELCHVHSRYQGSYWKAVRACLGCPMRRGALLLLSCYFYFSLPNVAGLPFTWMLALLGLSQALNILLGLQGLAPAEISAICEKRNFNVAHGLAWSYYIGYLRLILPGLQARIQIYNQFHNNVLRGAGSHRLHILFPLDCGVPDDLSVADPNIRFLHKLPQQSADRAGIKGRVYTNSIYEILENGQPAGICILEYATPLQTLFAMSQDGRAGFSREDRLEQAKLFCRTLEDILAAVPESQNNCHLIVYQGMLEEADSPRPGAKRPGLQPQPCHSLAL from the exons ATGCCCCACTCCAGTctgcatccatccatcccacAGCCCAGGGGTCACAGGGCCCAGAAAGCAGCCTTGGTCCTGCTAGGTGCCTGCCTGGTGGCcctctgggggctgggggagctgcCAGACTACACTCTCCAGTGGCTGGTGCTCCACCTGGCCTCCCAGCAGCTGGGACTGCTGATCAAGGGGGTCTGCAGTCTGGCCGAGGAGCTGTGCCACGTCCACTCCAG GTACCAAGGCAGCTACTGGAAGGCTGTGCGGGCCTGCCTGGGCTGCCCCATGCGCCGTGGGGCCCTGCTGCTGCTGTCCTGCTATTTCTACTTCTCCCTCCCAAACGTGGCTGGCCTGCCCTTCACTTGGATGCTTGCTCTCCTGGGCCTCTCACAGGCACTTAACATCCTCCTGGGCCTCCAG GGCCTGGCCCCAGCAGAGATCTCTGCAATCTGTGAAAAAAGGAACTTCAATGTGGCTCATGGGCTGGCCTGGTCATATTATATTGGGTACCTGCGGCTGATCCTGCCAG GTCTCCAGGCCCGGATCCAAATTTACAATCAGTTCCACAACAATGTGCTACGGGGCGCAGGAAGCCACCGGCTGCACATCCTCTTCCCGTTGGACTGTGGGGTGCCTGACGACCTGAGCGTGGCTGACCCTAACATTCGATTCCTACACAAGCTGCCCCAGCAAAGTGCTGACCGTGCTGGCATCAAGGGCCGGGTTTACACCAACAGCATCTATGAGATTCTGGAGAATGGGCAGCCG GCAGGCATCTGTATCCTGGAATATGCCACCCCGTTGCAGACCCTGTTTGCCATGTCACAGGATGGCCGAGCTGGCTTTAGCCGGGAGGACCGGCTTGAACAGGCCAAACTCTTCTGCCGGACACTTGAAGACATTCTGGCAGCTGTCCCTGAGTCTCAGAACAACTGCCACCTCATTGTCTACCAGG GGATGTTAGAAGAAGCAGACAGCCCCAGGCCAGGAGCCAAGAGACCAGGGCTGCAGCCTCAGCCATGCCACtcccttgctctgtga
- the ECSCR gene encoding endothelial cell-specific chemotaxis regulator isoform X3, whose protein sequence is MGSVGETQLCWAILGFLLLQGHNSQPATTSPQGNFSSHSPTTEPTSPQTGDGPSTEPNYSSPLSSTSIPDTSHNVTSKLPTMNLRTREDSTILPSPTSETVLTVAAFGVISFIAILVVVVIVLVSVVSLRFKCRKNKESEDPQKPGSSGLSESCSTANGEKDSITLISMKNINMNNSKGCPSAEKVL, encoded by the exons ATGGGGAGCGTCGGAGAAACGCAGCTGTGCTGGGCCATCCTGGGCTTCCTCCTGCTCCAAG GCCACAACTCCCAGCCTGCGACAACTAGCCCTCAGG GAAACTTCAGCAGTCATAGTCCAACCACAGAGCCAACTTCCCCCCAGACAG GAGACGGTCCTTCCACAGAGCCCAACTACTCCAGCCCTCTGTCCAGCACCAGCATCCCAG ACACCTCTCACAATGTTACGTCCAAATTACCCACCATGAATTTGAGGACGAGAGAAGACTCGACCATCCTGCCCAGCCCCACGTCAGAGACAGTGCTCACTGTGGCTGCATTCg GTGTTATCAGCTTCATTGCCATCCTGGTGGTTGTGGTGATCGTCCTGGTCAGTGTGGTCAGTCTAAGGTTTAAGTGTCGGAAGAACAAGGAGTCTGAAG ATCCCCAGAAACCTGGGAGTTCGGGGCTTTCTGAAAG ctgctccacagccaATGGAGAGAAAGACAGCATCACCCTCATCTCCATGAAGAACATCAACATGAATAACAGCAAAGGATGCCCCTCAGCAGAGAAG GTTCTTTAA
- the ECSCR gene encoding endothelial cell-specific chemotaxis regulator isoform X2 has translation MGSVGETQLCWAILGFLLLQGNFSSHSPTTEPTSPQTGDGPSTEPNYSSPLSSTSIPGTGVPSSGKSSDSTSRDTSHNVTSKLPTMNLRTREDSTILPSPTSETVLTVAAFGVISFIAILVVVVIVLVSVVSLRFKCRKNKESEDPQKPGSSGLSESCSTANGEKDSITLISMKNINMNNSKGCPSAEKVL, from the exons ATGGGGAGCGTCGGAGAAACGCAGCTGTGCTGGGCCATCCTGGGCTTCCTCCTGCTCCAAG GAAACTTCAGCAGTCATAGTCCAACCACAGAGCCAACTTCCCCCCAGACAG GAGACGGTCCTTCCACAGAGCCCAACTACTCCAGCCCTCTGTCCAGCACCAGCATCCCAG GCACAGGTGTCCCAAGCAGCGGCAAGAGCAGTGACAGTACAAGCAGAG ACACCTCTCACAATGTTACGTCCAAATTACCCACCATGAATTTGAGGACGAGAGAAGACTCGACCATCCTGCCCAGCCCCACGTCAGAGACAGTGCTCACTGTGGCTGCATTCg GTGTTATCAGCTTCATTGCCATCCTGGTGGTTGTGGTGATCGTCCTGGTCAGTGTGGTCAGTCTAAGGTTTAAGTGTCGGAAGAACAAGGAGTCTGAAG ATCCCCAGAAACCTGGGAGTTCGGGGCTTTCTGAAAG ctgctccacagccaATGGAGAGAAAGACAGCATCACCCTCATCTCCATGAAGAACATCAACATGAATAACAGCAAAGGATGCCCCTCAGCAGAGAAG GTTCTTTAA